A window of Oryza glaberrima chromosome 2, OglaRS2, whole genome shotgun sequence genomic DNA:
AGCATTCACTTTCTTTATCACTGCATTGAATTGCATAATATGCTCCTGCTGCCCTCAAAAGAGCAAATTGGAGAATCAGTCATATTGCACAGTGAAGTGAATAATGTGTGGTGATCATGCACAAATTGGTGACCAAAAACAAAATTCTGCAACTTCTTGGAGTACTTCAGATTTGGTCATTTTCAATGGGTGTGCATTTACTAGTTTGCTCTTTAGTGCTGACAGATAAGATTTTGCCGGTGGAGAAGGTCTTGCATGATGAATTCATATTTCATTTTTCTCATGCAGCTAAGATGGCAAAACTGAAGGAGCTATTGCACAGAAGTGAAAACCGTATCTGTGCTGACTGCAGCGCGCCTGACCCCAAATGGGCGTAAGTATTTTCAACCTGATTCAAACTATCTGCAGAGCATCTGATTCCCAGTGGCTGTAAGACTTTGTAGAACCTGATTGTTCAATTTGAATCAGTTGGTGGTTTAAGTGATCACTAGTAATTAGTTTGTTTTCATATCCTTGctgtgtttttgtttgtatcCTCTTCTCTTCTATTTATTTTCTCTGGCAATGGTATTTGCACAAGAAAAAAACCAGGCAGCATGTATTGAGGAAAAATGAATGATGCACACACAGCCTTAAATCTGAAGAATCCCTTCCATTTTGCCCCATACCTGTCATTATGAGCATAATCAGGCTATTGTACACTGATTTTAGTTAGGGGCTTCTCTTGACTGATAGTTCCTTgcaattaattgtttttttccttacaGATCAGCTAATATAGGAGTATTCATATGCCTCAAGTGTTCCGGTGTTCACAGAAGTCTTGGCACACACATTTCAAAGGTTTCTCCAATTGCAATATAGATAGTGCTATAAAtcttttttcatctttcttatCCAATTGAATTCAGCAAGTTTTTCTGTATTTACAGCATAGGCAAAGTTTGCACTGACAATTATGGCATATTATACATCATGTTTTGAGCATAATCACCATTCAGTATTTGTTTTGAGCAGGTTCTGTCAGTCACACTAGATCAGTGGAGTGACAATGAAATTGATAACGTGATCGAAGTCGGTGGAAATTCTCACGCCAATGCTATATATGAAGCCTTCCTGCCGCAGAACCACAGCAAGCCACATCCAGATTCTACCCAGGAAGAGCGAGAAAAATTCATCAGGTATTTTATTCCTCTGTTAGTTCGCAGCACTTTCAAGTGCAGGGTATGCCACTCTCATCTGAATTCCCAGATACAGGTCAATACTTTGGAGCTTCCCTTTTGTTCTGCAAATTGAACTGAAGAAATAGCTTAAAAAAATGTTCTCCTATGGTGTTTCAGTTATATCAAATGACACATACAGTTAATTACAATTCTTCAGGTCAAAATATGAGTTACAAGAGTTTCTTGAGCCAAGCCTACGGATTGTTTCTCATCAGTCTAGCGACTCCGGGAAACATGCAGGCAGTGCCTCCCATTCTGTCAGTTCCAAGAGCGAAGTAGGCAGCACTGTCCTAAAACTGCAAATTGCATTTTGTTCTACCTTACTTAGCATGTTCTGCGACTCTTAGATTCAAATTTAGTAATCCCCGATTTGATTTGCAGGTAGGCATGATTGAGTTCATCGGAATATTGAATGTCAAGGTGAAAGGAGGCACCAACCTAGCCATCAGAGACATGTCAAGCAGTGATCCTTATGTAGTCCTGACCCTTGGACAACAGGTAGTAATCACATCTCTCCGGTATTATGAAATCCTAATTTTCTGATGGTTTCTGGGCAACTAATTCAAGATCGAATTCATCGTTTTGTACCACATTGTCTCGCATTCAGAACATGCAGAAATTCTTGTTCTAAATTTCACCATATCTTCGCTGTGTGCAGAAAGCGCAAACCTCGGTGATCAAAGCCAACCTGAACCCTGTCTGGAACGAAGAACTCAAGCTCTCTGTTCCTCAGCAATACGGCCCTCTCAAACTGGTAAATCCCCTCACAGAATCACAACCAAACCTTCGAAAATCTTCTAATCTGTTTCTTCCATCTGATAGTCAAAATAGCTAATTGTTCACCATTGAAATTTTCCGGTGTGTTCTTCCATCTGACAATTAATTTTCTGGTTTGTTCATACATCTGATAATTAGTTTTTCTGATTAGTGTTCATCCATCTGATAATTGTGATAATTAGTTTCTCTGATCCGAGTGTTCATCCATCTGATAATTGTGATCTTTGCTTTTCTTGGATGCAGCAAGTGTTCGACCACGACATGCTGTCCAAGGACGACCTGATGGGGGAAGCCGAGATCGACCTGCAGCCGATGatcaacgcggcggcggcgttcggcgACCCGGGGCTGCTCGGCGACCGGCAGATCGGCCGGTGGCTCAAGTCCGGCGACAACGCGCTCGTCAGGGACagcgccgtcgtggtcgccggcggcgaggtgaggcAGGAGCTGGCCCTCAAGCTGCAGTTCACCGAGTCCGGcgaggtggagctggagatgCAGTGGTTTCCACTCAACATGTAGAACAAATCACGCTGTCACTTCGGATTTCAAGCTGGAGaattttagaaaaacaaaaggtgGGTTTTGATAATGAAGTTCATTGCATGAACTGTTTCAGCAAGTTTTTGCGTTGTTTACATGGCAAATTTTGCTGCGTtcagaaattttaaatttttggttTGGCACGAGCCATTGCCCTGTTAACTTGGTTCATTTGTGATTCCAATAAAAAGGATTCTTTTGTGCTCTGGGTTAAATTCTGTGCCGGTGTAAAATTGATTGAATGCTTTTAGCTTGGCACTCGAAGTTTGCTCTTCGGAGTTTAAATGTTGTCAAACTTAGATCGAAACATTTTCCGTGTCTAATGCCAGCGAAAAACTAGAAAACACTAGAGAACTTTGCTGAAATTTGCGAAATAAAACGGAGAAAATCGATGCAAAAATAGGGTAAGGCTTCAGTGTGTGTAACAACATTAAGCGATCAGCGACGACATAATCGCCTCACAGAAATCCGCTAAGATCCTTTCGGACCTGAATCATCATAAGCCATTCGATGGGAGTATCAAATCAATACAACGATCCGACACGTCCCGTTTCATTGTGTATTTTTAGCAATTTTACATTGGATCACTGTGCTCCCAAAAATTACTGTGCCCAGATTTACCATGTTCCATGCTTCAAAATCAAGGATTCAGAACGCTTCCAGTTTACAGAGCCGTTTCACGGAGCAAACGTTTTCGTAATGAATTTGTATTCGTTTTCGTAATGAATTTGTATTTCGAGAATAATACAAATGCTctattcagaaaaaaagaaactggGAAGAATTGAACTGTTCATACAACTGCAATGCTCAGTGGAAAGAGAAGTCGTTTTTTGGATTGAAAGCTCACGGCGACTGACGCCGCCACTGCTAAAACCCATTAAAATCATCATTGCATTGCGCTTCTCAAATCGAATACCTTTATCCATGTTTCTTTTAGCAAAAGTTTCAACCAAAATATAGCGGAGGCTTTGAGAGGCAGAATAAAAgaacagaaaacaaaaaaagagagaagaaatagatgcaaaaaaatatattaaggAGAGAGAAGGCTTCAGTGTGTGTAACAACATTAAGCGATCAACGACGACAGAATCGCCTCACAGAAATCCGCTAAGATCCTTTCGGACCTGAATCATCACAAGCCCCCTCTGATGGATTTATCAAATCGATAGCACCAAACACCACGAAAAACAAATCGAGATCGCGAATCTGCACGAGGAGAACCAAATCGAGATCGACAAAACGAACTGGAAAAGGAGATGGACCAATCCAAATCGAGATCGACAAAACGAACTGGAAAAGAGATGGAGGCtggaatcaaaatcaaaatcaaaatcgcCGCATCGAAGCAGATctgaaggggagaggaggggcgaGATGACGGCGGCTGGCGGCTAGGGCTTGGC
This region includes:
- the LOC127762906 gene encoding ADP-ribosylation factor GTPase-activating protein AGD12-like; translated protein: MSGRRDDSAKMAKLKELLHRSENRICADCSAPDPKWASANIGVFICLKCSGVHRSLGTHISKVLSVTLDQWSDNEIDNVIEVGGNSHANAIYEAFLPQNHSKPHPDSTQEEREKFIRSKYELQEFLEPSLRIVSHQSSDSGKHAGSASHSVSSKSEVGMIEFIGILNVKVKGGTNLAIRDMSSSDPYVVLTLGQQKAQTSVIKANLNPVWNEELKLSVPQQYGPLKLQVFDHDMLSKDDLMGEAEIDLQPMINAAAAFGDPGLLGDRQIGRWLKSGDNALVRDSAVVVAGGEVRQELALKLQFTESGEVELEMQWFPLNM